The Vicia villosa cultivar HV-30 ecotype Madison, WI linkage group LG1, Vvil1.0, whole genome shotgun sequence genome includes a region encoding these proteins:
- the LOC131621456 gene encoding probable L-type lectin-domain containing receptor kinase S.5: MNFMSLLLKYQILTLIFTIIALTKVSSFYFNFPTFQPSDESKLILSKNSKIYLDAIQITPDIRGEIRNYSGRAFYNKPYTLWNKKNNKIASFNTTFVLNITPETSPGGEGIAFILTADTTLPENSQGEWFGIVNASTNGTSRAGILAVEFDTRQSSTQDGSHNHVGININSISPLTQASLSNTKVNLSSGINVTVRIQYSNDIISVFASMSENSLDSMETLLVSPPLNLSSYLKQEVYVGFSASTSNYTQLNCVRAWEFNGLNIVDDKKYIVLIWIIVPVVIIIGGLVFFLVYFRRNKNMGISEDTYPRIEDQIQHSSMTPKKYELKELIKATGAFSHQNKLGQGGFGTVYKGVLGNNKEIAVKRVSKNSRQGKQEFIAEVTTIGSLHHKNLVKLIGWCYEKKELLLVYEFMPNGSLDKYLFNQSSNEFESHYSKVLDWSTRSCVIRGVAQALDYLHNNCEKRVLHRDIKASNIMLDLDYNAKLGDFGLARTIQKRNETHHSTKEIAGTPGYMAPETFLTGRATMETDVYAFGVLVLEVVCGKRPGNMYAQDDYKNSIVYWVWEHYGKGRIVSVVDKRISGCEEDEIEMVKLEDEVEIVLILGLACCHPNPNKRPSIQTVLMVLNGEASPPIVPMERPSFVWPAMPSSFKEGEDNSFVSGTLTPFTQLSGR; encoded by the coding sequence ATGAACTTCATGTCTTTGCTACTCAAATATCAGATATTAACActcattttcactatcatagccttAACCAAAGTTAGTTCCTTTTATTTCAATTTCCCAACTTTCCAACCAAGTGATGAATCCAAATTGATACTAAgcaaaaactcaaaaatatacTTAGATGCCATCCAAATAACCCCAGATATCCGTGGTGAAATCAGGAATTATTCTGGACGTGCTTTTTACAATAAGCCATACACACTTTGGaacaagaaaaataacaaaatagcTTCTTTCAACACCACTTTTGTTCTCAACATAACTCCTGAAACTTCCCCTGGTGGAGAAGGCATAGCCTTTATCTTAACAGCAGATACAACTCTCCCTGAAAACAGTCAAGGAGAATGGTTTGGTATCGTAAATGCTTCGACAAACGGAACTTCTCGAGCTGGAATTCTTGCAGTAGAGTTTGATACACGACAAAGTTCGACACAAGATGGCTCTCACAACCATGTTGGAATCAACATAAATAGCATTTCGCCGTTGACACAAGCATCGCTATCGAACACTAAGGTCAATCTTTCATCTGGTATAAATGTAACTGTGAGAATTCAATATTCTAATGATATAATATCTGTGTTTGCTTCCATGAGTGAAAATTCATTAGATTCTATGGAAACTCTTTTGGTTTCTCCACCTCTTAATCTATCCTCCTATCTTAAGCAAGAGGTTTACGTCGGTTTTTCTGCTTCAACGAGCAATTACACGCAGCTAAATTGTGTGAGAGCATGGGAATTCAATGGTTTAAATATTGTGGATGATAAAAAATATATCGTGTTGATTTGGATCATAGTCCCGGTTGTGATAATCATCGGCGGATTAGTCTTTTTCCTTGTTTATTTTCGAAGAAACAAAAACATGGGGATTTCAGAAGATACATATCCAAGGATAGAAGATCAAATTCAACACTCATCTATGACTCCAAAGAAATATGAGTTAAAGGAGTTGATTAAAGCAACAGGTGCATTCAGCCATCAGAACAAGCTTGGCCAAGGTGGATTTGGAACTGTTTATAAGGGTGTCCTTGGAAACAACAAAGAGATAGCTGTGAAGAGAGTCTCGAAGAACTCGCGTCAAGGAAAGCAAGAATTTATAGCAGAAGTAACAACAATTGGAAGCCTTCACCATAAGAACTTGGTGAAACTTATTGGTTGGTGCTATGAGAAAAAAGAGCTTCTCCTTGTTTATGAGTTCATGCCAAATGGAAGCTTAGACAAATACCTATTCAACCAATCGAGCAATGAATTTGAATCACATTATTCAAAAGTACTTGATTGGAGTACTAGAAGTTGTGTGATCCGTGGCGTGGCGCAAGCACTGGATTATCTTCACAATAATTGTGAAAAAAGAGTACTTCATAGAGACATTAAGGCAAGCAACATAATGTTGGATTTGGACTACAATGCAAAATTGGGTGATTTCGGATTGGCGCGGACAATTCAAAAGAGAAATGAAACTCATCATTCAACAAAGGAAATTGCGGGAACCCCGGGTTATATGGCACCGGAAACTTTTCTAACGGGGAGAGCAACGATGGAAACAGATGTGTATGCATTTGGTGTACTTGTTTTGGAAGTTGTATGTGGAAAAAGACCAGGAAATATGTATGCACAAGATGACTATAAAAATAGTATTGTGTATTGGGTTTGGGAGCATTATGGAAAGGGGAGAATTGTTAGTGTTGTTGATAAAAGGATAAGTGGTTGTGAAGAAGATGAGATTGAGATGGTGAAATTGGAGGATGAAGTTGAAATTGTGCTTATCCTTGGGTTGGCTTGTTGTCATCCAAACCCTAATAAAAGGCCATCAATACAAACAGTTTTGATGGTTCTTAATGGAGAAGCTTCTCCTCCCATTGTTCCCATGGAAAGACCTTCTTTTGTTTGGCCGGCCATGCCTTCATCATTCAAAGAAGGTGAAGATAACTCTTTTGTTAGTGGAACTCTCACTCCATTCACCCAACTAAGTGGCAGATAA
- the LOC131661731 gene encoding uncharacterized protein LOC131661731 has product MANSDWRSSLVQYLNNPVGGTDRKVKYRALNYVILGNELYKKTAEGILLKSLSEAEAYLAVSEVHSGACGAHQSGYKMKWLLFRQASELHTIIKPWPFRGWALDLIGEIRPALSKQQKFILVGIDYFTKWIEVIPLVNVDQETVISFIQKHIIYIYGIPETITTDQGSVFIGRKMQDFAAETGFKLLTSTPYYDQANGQVEAANKVIINLIKKHVGKKPKNWHQTLDQILWACRTSPKEAINTTPFRLTFGHDVVLPAEIHLQSARIQRQNNLSTDEYWSMMLDELVELDEERLIAFDRLIKQKQKVAKAYNKKVKVKTFMVNDYVWKVILPMDQRNKSLGKWSPSWEGPFKILQVFSNKAYEIE; this is encoded by the exons ATGGCAAATTCTGATTGGCGAAGCTCATTAGTACAATACTTAAacaatccagtcggaggaactgatcgaaaggtCAAGTATAGAGCTTTAAATTATGTGATATTGGGAAATGAGTTATATAAGAAAACGGCTGAAGGTATATTGTTAAAATCTTTAAGTGAAGCCGAAGCATACCTGGCAGTAtcagaggttcatagtggtgCTTGCGGAGCCCATCAGTCAGGCTATAAAATGAAGTGGTtattgtttagacaag CTAGTGAGTTGCATACTATAATTAAACCCTGGCCCTTtcgaggatgggctttggatttaataggagaaattagACCTGCTTTGTCTAAACAACAGAAGTTCatcttagtaggaatagattattttactaagtgGATAGAAGtaatcccattagttaatgttgatcaagaaacagtgattAGCTTCATACAGAAACATATTATTTACAtatatgggattccagaaactattactactgatcaaggatcagtattTATTGgtcgaaaaatgcaagattttgcaGCTGAGACAGGATTCAAGTTGCTAACATCAACTCCTTATTATGATCAAGCTAACGGTCAAGTTGAAGCAGCTAACAAGGTTATTATAAACTTGATAAAAAAGCATGTAGGGAAGAAGCCAAAAAACTGGCATCAGacactcgaccaaatcctttgggcctgTCGAACTTCACCAAAGGAAGCCATAAATACTACTCCATTTCGTCTAACCTTTGGGCATGATGTTgtattgcctgcagaaattcaccTACAGTCGGCTAGAATTCAAAGACAAAACAATCTTTCTACAGATGAATATTGGAGTATGATGTTAGACGAATTAGTAGAGTTAGATGAAGAACGGCTAATAGCGTTCGATAGATTGATTAAACAAAAGCAAAAGGTGGCGAAAGCttataataaaaaagtaaaagtAAAAACCTTCATGGTAAATGATTATGTATGGAAGGTTAttttacccatggatcaaagaaataaatcattgggtaaatggtccccgaGTTGGGAAGGACcatttaaaattttgcaagtatttTCAAACAAAGCATATGAGATCGAATAG